Genomic segment of Phormidium ambiguum IAM M-71:
TGGCAGAGATTATACACTGAAAACAATTAAAAGCAGATTAAAAAATAAAAAAGAAGCAAGGGCGGAAGCTTGCTTCTAGTCAGTTATTCAATCCCAACAATAATGATATGTTCAGTAAATTTTGCTATGCCTCTTCTAATGTCTGAGGAGACTTCTTTTTACCGTGAAAACGAATTCCTAAAAAGATGTCGTAGACAAAACTCCAAAAATCTTTGCCTTGGAGCAAGCCCAAAGTTTGATAACAACCTTTTTCATCTAAAAGAGGCTGAGTAGCGCGATAAGCTGTTTGGTAGTTATACCAAGGAATCGAAGGCCACAAATGATGAATTAGGTGATAGTTTTGACCTAAGATCAGGATGTTAAGAATTGGGCTAGGGTAGACTCTAGCATTTTTCCAACGATCGCGCTCTTGAAAAGGACGATGGGGTAGATAATCAAAAAATAACCCTAACGCCAAACCTACTACTAAAGCAGGGCAAAACCAGAAATTCAAAACATAACCCAAAAATCCATTTTGGCAAGCAATATAAACAATAGTGGCAACAAACAACCTACTAAAAAACCATTCCCACAACTCATATTTGCGCCATAAACGCCGCTTGAAAAAGTAAACTTCGTGAT
This window contains:
- the crtR gene encoding beta-carotene hydroxylase, with protein sequence MSEAQKPLTVPKELLQPPGDFNPTLLMFCVAVGMVVLSTCGYWCWGWPDWCCFFINVIALHMVGTVIHDASHNAAHRNRAINAMLGHGSALMLGFAFPVFTRVHIQHHANVNDPENDPDHFVSTGGPLWLIAARFFYHEVYFFKRRLWRKYELWEWFFSRLFVATIVYIACQNGFLGYVLNFWFCPALVVGLALGLFFDYLPHRPFQERDRWKNARVYPSPILNILILGQNYHLIHHLWPSIPWYNYQTAYRATQPLLDEKGCYQTLGLLQGKDFWSFVYDIFLGIRFHGKKKSPQTLEEA